The Phycisphaerae bacterium genome contains the following window.
TTTCCTCCTTGTCGATCATAGAACCGATCGCTGCCGCTGCCGTCGTCGCCGCGGGCTTGATCGCCGCAGCCGCGTGGCCGGCGTTTGCGTAGCTCTGTCGCAGCGTCGCCTGCAGCGTCTTGAGCGCTGCCCGGGCCTCATCATCTTTTCCCCACATCACTTTCGACGGCCCGGTGATCCCGTGCCGCTCAAGAACCGAGAAAAGCAAATTTTCTTTCCGCTGGTAGTGCTTGTCGACGTCCATCAGGTCGTTGGCCGCCTGCCTCGCCCGACGCAGCGGCTGTCCCGGATCGTCGTCCGGCGGCAGCGCGGCCAGGTCGCTGACAGCCTTGTTCAGCTCATCCAGCGTGCGCCGGATGGCCGCGTTCTCGATACGAAACGTGTCCACCGGGTGCCCGGGTAGTACATCGCCCTCGGCTTGCTTGGTGAGGATATCCTGCACCACCGCGGCGTGAAGGTCGCACATGCTCTTGATTTCGTTGACCGTCACGCCCTCGGCCATAAGCTGCTGCTCCATGGCAGCGATCTCCCCCGGGCTGGCGTGACGCACGATCTCCGTGAGCTGGGCCCTCACCTCCTCGGGCTTGGCCCCATGATGAAGCTTCTGGACAATCTCCTTCAGTGTCTGGATTCGCTTGGCACGATTGTCGATCAGTTCACTCATGGTTTACCCGTCTTGTCTTTGCCGACGGAAGGGGGACTTGTCCGTTCTTCTGAGATGGCAACGTCAGCGCGACCGTTTGGTTCCTGCAGCAATTGCGCAATGGTGACCGCCGCAAGAGCCTTCTCGAATGCCTCCGTCGCCTGGTTAAGTTGGCGGTGAAGTGGACAAAGCCGACCGTTATGAGATTCGATTCCAAGCGGGCATTGCCCAAGCCGGGCAAGCGGAGCCACCGCCTGAATGACTTGAAGCACCGAGATCTCACTGGCCTTGCGGGCCAGCCGGAAACCGCCGCGACGGCCCGAGCTTGAAACCACCAACCCATGACGCGCCAGGCCCTGGAGGACCTTGGACAGGTATCCGGCAGGAACTCTGGTGCTTTCCGCAATTGCGGCCGTACCCGCTGGAACATCATCTCGTGCTGCGAGCATAAGCACGGCGCGTAGCGCGTACTCGGCGGTCTGCGAAATCATGACTGGCCCACCCTGCCCGATATTCTGAAACCCTGAAACGGCCGATCTGGGTCTGCGCGTGGAACCAGCGCCGCATCCAAGCCTAGG
Protein-coding sequences here:
- a CDS encoding DUF438 domain-containing protein yields the protein MSELIDNRAKRIQTLKEIVQKLHHGAKPEEVRAQLTEIVRHASPGEIAAMEQQLMAEGVTVNEIKSMCDLHAAVVQDILTKQAEGDVLPGHPVDTFRIENAAIRRTLDELNKAVSDLAALPPDDDPGQPLRRARQAANDLMDVDKHYQRKENLLFSVLERHGITGPSKVMWGKDDEARAALKTLQATLRQSYANAGHAAAAIKPAATTAAAAIGSMIDKEETILLPMSLQTLTEDEWGQIWQQSSEYGWCLVEPRTGYAPPESVQAQEVAELPHGRSVAFPAGSLTFEQLVGVFSTLPVDLTFVDAEDRVRFFSESSSRIFARSKAIIGRKVQHCHPPDSVGVVERILDDFRSGRQSIAEFWINLHGRFVHIRYFAVRDPKGEYLGTLEVTQDLTPLRALEGERRLLQYDRPGT
- a CDS encoding Rrf2 family transcriptional regulator, yielding MISQTAEYALRAVLMLAARDDVPAGTAAIAESTRVPAGYLSKVLQGLARHGLVVSSSGRRGGFRLARKASEISVLQVIQAVAPLARLGQCPLGIESHNGRLCPLHRQLNQATEAFEKALAAVTIAQLLQEPNGRADVAISEERTSPPSVGKDKTGKP